A stretch of the Pirellulales bacterium genome encodes the following:
- the fadA gene encoding acetyl-CoA C-acyltransferase FadA produces the protein MANSLQRPVIVAAVRTPIGRSHKEKGVFRDVRSDDLAVAAVRGLVERSGINPAEIEDVVLGNTQQQGEQGLNVARTVALMAGLPMHCGGATINRLCGSSLQALNQAAHAIVAGAEDVQIVGGLEHMQHIPMDAGIDLNPKLFERTSKGALLMGVTAEFLAQTEGISREEQDAFALRSHQRAAAATAGGKFKPEMVPTYGRDEAGHRILVETDQCIRPDASMESLAALKPAFMPGMGTVTAGNSSPLNDGAAALLVMSEEKAKSLGLKPLVRIVSTAVVGVDPSVMGTGPVPATKKALERAGMKLSDIDLIELNEAFAAQALACIRMLKLDEEKTNVRGGAIAIGHPLGASGARITATLVHTMLDSGAATGLATMCIGVGQGIATIFERL, from the coding sequence ATGGCTAATTCGTTGCAGCGCCCTGTGATTGTGGCCGCCGTGCGCACGCCGATTGGCCGTTCGCACAAGGAAAAAGGCGTGTTCCGCGATGTGCGGTCTGACGATCTGGCCGTGGCCGCGGTTCGGGGGCTTGTCGAGCGCAGCGGAATTAACCCGGCGGAAATTGAAGATGTTGTCCTGGGCAATACGCAACAGCAGGGGGAACAAGGACTCAATGTCGCTCGCACGGTGGCACTGATGGCTGGGTTGCCGATGCACTGCGGCGGAGCCACCATTAACCGACTTTGCGGTTCCAGCTTACAGGCGCTAAATCAGGCGGCACATGCAATCGTGGCCGGCGCGGAAGATGTGCAAATTGTCGGCGGGCTGGAACACATGCAACACATTCCCATGGATGCAGGAATCGATTTGAACCCCAAGCTGTTCGAGCGGACCAGCAAAGGCGCGCTGCTGATGGGCGTGACGGCGGAGTTTCTCGCCCAAACGGAAGGAATATCTCGGGAAGAACAGGACGCCTTTGCGCTACGCAGCCATCAACGGGCCGCCGCAGCTACCGCCGGGGGAAAATTCAAGCCGGAGATGGTGCCGACTTACGGCCGTGATGAGGCGGGCCATCGCATTTTGGTGGAAACCGATCAGTGCATTCGCCCCGATGCCAGCATGGAATCGCTGGCCGCATTGAAGCCCGCTTTCATGCCGGGCATGGGAACCGTGACCGCGGGGAACAGCTCGCCGTTGAACGACGGCGCGGCGGCGCTGCTGGTAATGTCGGAAGAAAAAGCCAAATCGTTGGGATTGAAGCCATTAGTGCGAATTGTGTCGACCGCGGTGGTCGGCGTAGATCCTTCGGTCATGGGCACCGGTCCTGTGCCTGCCACGAAAAAGGCATTGGAAAGGGCCGGGATGAAGCTTTCCGACATCGATTTGATCGAGTTGAACGAGGCGTTTGCCGCGCAAGCGCTGGCCTGCATTCGGATGCTGAAATTGGACGAGGAAAAAACCAACGTTCGCGGCGGGGCGATTGCCATTGGCCATCCGCTGGGCGCTAGCGGTGCGCGAATTACGGCGACTTTAGTTCACACGATGCTCGATTCC
- a CDS encoding SpoIIE family protein phosphatase yields MSPSIPPYLQLRSAETADKLQTDLADLACVGELCQAFADATGWPLRYIPLPEPSENIDLLWSAPVNPGVGESPGHLRIDLCGASAMYESMRSDWQAAERMAGAIGELLNELFAARRALREREAELAAAVPVKPHRDEQGHLASRLEATLRAGAQGIGCQSAALYLLDDSTTQLKLRAAWGLPLEKFTAQARPLANQMADLEALIGHAVALESRDEMVGPWRTPEPAEAALCVPVSSPTAPLGTLWFFCDAQRPFSDEQTNIAEVVAGKIASDLERYALIEEKTSSHQLQQQVQAVRRTQQHQLPVVSPPLPGWSLGGWTEQSESLGGAFYDWRMLDDQSLLLMLGDACEGGLEAALASAALRAALRAADDTPLDIDELLRRANRILWESSAGNWWAGLWMGQLNLADGRCHFTAAGRPNALWLKPDGWASLVKPSEPLGLTPVIQTERKKPLILSPGQSLVVCNRGIMETADARGRPLDDAALSRLLLKELAAPPQRMIDLVHDALPAPNDVSFPLAEGRDEENRSRPQDRSILVVQRLLS; encoded by the coding sequence GTGAGCCCATCCATTCCTCCGTATCTGCAACTCCGCTCCGCGGAAACTGCCGACAAGCTGCAGACCGATCTGGCCGACTTGGCCTGCGTTGGCGAATTATGCCAGGCCTTCGCCGACGCCACCGGATGGCCCCTGCGGTATATCCCCCTGCCCGAACCTTCCGAAAATATCGATCTGCTCTGGTCCGCCCCGGTCAACCCGGGCGTTGGAGAATCTCCCGGACATCTGCGGATCGATTTATGCGGCGCTTCGGCCATGTACGAATCCATGCGTTCCGATTGGCAGGCCGCGGAGCGCATGGCCGGGGCGATTGGCGAATTGTTGAACGAATTATTTGCCGCCCGCCGCGCCCTGCGCGAGCGCGAAGCGGAGCTGGCCGCCGCCGTTCCGGTAAAACCCCATCGCGATGAACAAGGCCATTTGGCCTCGCGCCTGGAAGCTACGTTGCGGGCTGGCGCCCAGGGAATTGGCTGCCAGTCTGCTGCGCTGTATTTGCTGGACGACAGCACCACCCAGCTCAAACTTCGGGCCGCATGGGGCTTGCCGCTGGAAAAGTTTACCGCTCAGGCTCGACCGTTGGCCAACCAAATGGCCGATTTGGAAGCCTTGATCGGCCATGCCGTGGCTTTGGAAAGCCGCGACGAAATGGTCGGCCCCTGGCGAACTCCGGAGCCGGCAGAGGCCGCGCTGTGTGTGCCGGTTTCCAGCCCCACGGCGCCGTTGGGCACGCTGTGGTTTTTCTGCGACGCGCAGCGCCCCTTTTCCGACGAACAGACGAACATTGCCGAAGTGGTTGCCGGAAAAATCGCCTCCGATCTGGAACGCTATGCCCTGATTGAGGAAAAAACTTCCAGCCATCAACTCCAGCAACAAGTGCAGGCCGTTCGGCGTACCCAGCAGCATCAATTGCCGGTGGTGTCGCCGCCGTTGCCCGGCTGGTCACTGGGCGGCTGGACCGAACAGTCCGAATCTTTGGGCGGCGCGTTTTACGATTGGCGCATGCTCGACGATCAATCGCTGCTGCTCATGCTCGGCGATGCCTGCGAGGGCGGATTAGAGGCCGCGCTGGCTTCCGCGGCGCTACGGGCAGCCTTGCGCGCAGCCGACGATACGCCGCTGGACATCGACGAGCTGCTCCGCCGCGCCAATCGCATCCTCTGGGAAAGCTCGGCCGGCAATTGGTGGGCCGGGCTCTGGATGGGACAGCTGAATCTAGCGGACGGCCGCTGCCACTTCACCGCCGCCGGTCGACCCAATGCTTTGTGGCTTAAGCCCGACGGTTGGGCCTCCCTGGTGAAGCCCAGCGAGCCGCTGGGCCTGACGCCGGTCATCCAAACGGAGCGAAAAAAGCCGTTGATTTTGTCCCCCGGCCAGTCGCTGGTCGTCTGCAATCGCGGAATCATGGAAACTGCCGATGCCCGTGGTCGCCCCCTCGACGATGCCGCTCTTTCGCGGCTGTTGCTCAAGGAATTGGCCGCGCCGCCGCAGCGGATGATCGATCTGGTGCACGACGCGCTTCCCGCACCAAACGATGTCTCTTTTCCTTTGGCAGAGGGCCGGGACGAGGAGAATCGCTCCAGGCCGCAGGACCGCAGCATCCTGGTCGTACAGCGTCTGCTGAGCTAG
- a CDS encoding DUF6580 family putative transport protein, whose translation MAIRKLLTNILVFCLLVALGVATRWISEASYPKLSAATANEPSNLSSIGLANFTATTAAGLFAGYFFVPRFAACLVPLAIVVLSNLGLPKYNNRWEMGIAIAMLVLPIVLGWFLQRRSNWLRIFGFAATPAILFYLVTDFVLWPGNDLYPHTFSGQIDSYVAAFPFLRNMLLGDLFFSGLIFGVHRWAASQGEAIEQKPQLAPAPAVRE comes from the coding sequence ATGGCCATCCGCAAGTTACTGACAAATATCCTTGTGTTTTGCCTGCTGGTCGCCTTGGGAGTCGCGACGCGTTGGATTTCCGAGGCCAGCTATCCAAAACTTTCCGCTGCCACGGCCAACGAACCGTCGAACTTGAGCTCCATCGGCCTGGCTAATTTTACCGCTACGACCGCCGCGGGACTGTTTGCCGGATATTTTTTTGTTCCGCGGTTCGCGGCATGTCTGGTCCCGCTGGCCATTGTCGTGCTCAGTAATTTGGGGCTTCCCAAATACAACAACCGCTGGGAAATGGGCATTGCGATTGCGATGCTTGTCCTGCCTATTGTTTTGGGTTGGTTTCTCCAGCGTCGATCCAACTGGTTGCGCATTTTTGGATTTGCCGCCACTCCGGCGATCTTGTTTTATCTGGTGACCGATTTCGTGCTTTGGCCGGGCAACGATTTGTATCCGCACACTTTTAGCGGTCAAATCGACAGTTACGTCGCCGCCTTTCCATTCCTCCGCAACATGCTCTTGGGCGATTTATTCTTCTCGGGCCTCATTTTCGGTGTGCACAGGTGGGCTGCTTCCCAGGGCGAAGCGATTGAACAGAAGCCGCAATTGGCGCCGGCGCCGGCAGTTCGAGAGTGA
- a CDS encoding 3-hydroxyacyl-CoA dehydrogenase NAD-binding domain-containing protein: protein MPNDAVIVLSFADPDLAVLTLDDPQKGANVLSQRVLEELSAHLDVLEKRPNLAGLIVRSGKPGSFIAGADLREFAASFDVPKSDVTAMCARGRKLFQRLSNCPFVTVAAIDGICVGGGAELAIWCDRRVMADDAKTQFGFPEVKLGLFPGWGGTARSSRIVGLANAVELVTSGESIDGRMAYKMGLASDVAPANRIQDAAVRLIRAEQTSKQYLADRRRWSGPPDIDETELGFLGATAYGYIQQQTKGHYPAPLAALEVMLGAATVDIDSACNAEAEGMAALFGSPVNRALINVFFLSDRSKKDTGVNRPDVVPRPIQSTAVVGAGIMGQGIAATNLKRDLPVTIADAAPKALAAGAHRILEDVSYNKQTKGPDPQRAIKYAALLKATTTDAEFANCDLVIEAIVENPEVKRQLYARLEPLLREDAILASNTSTIPITRLAEGLKRPERFCGIHFFNPVRKMPLVEVIRGRQTSDETIVTAVAYAKSIGKSPIVVRDGPGFLVNRMLLPYLNESIELLLDGVEISAIDRAARNFGMPMGPITLFDMVGLDTAFYAGRVMYDAFPERIIVSPVVPALIKAGRLGQKSGAGFFKYTAGNERGVADPAVKTLLEPMIRDHQKLSDEQIAARLFLPMLLEATRLLTDKMVRDVRDVDLGLIYGLGFPPFKGGLLFWADALGAAKILEMLKPLEAIGDRWKPTPMLIEMAKTGKKFYG from the coding sequence ATGCCCAACGATGCAGTGATTGTTCTTTCGTTTGCGGACCCGGACCTTGCGGTATTGACGTTGGATGACCCACAGAAAGGGGCCAACGTGCTTTCGCAGCGCGTGCTGGAAGAATTATCGGCACATTTAGACGTTCTGGAAAAGCGGCCCAATTTGGCCGGCCTAATCGTGCGGTCGGGAAAACCGGGGTCGTTCATTGCCGGGGCCGATCTGCGCGAATTCGCCGCCTCGTTCGATGTGCCCAAAAGCGATGTCACAGCCATGTGCGCGCGCGGGAGGAAGTTGTTCCAGCGGCTTTCGAATTGCCCATTCGTCACCGTGGCGGCTATCGATGGCATTTGCGTGGGGGGCGGCGCGGAGTTGGCCATTTGGTGCGATCGCCGGGTGATGGCCGATGACGCCAAAACTCAATTCGGTTTTCCGGAAGTGAAGCTCGGCTTATTTCCGGGCTGGGGCGGCACGGCTCGGTCCTCACGAATTGTGGGCTTGGCTAACGCAGTGGAACTGGTTACGAGCGGGGAAAGCATTGACGGGCGAATGGCTTACAAAATGGGGCTGGCGTCGGATGTGGCGCCGGCCAACCGCATTCAAGATGCGGCCGTGCGCTTGATCCGGGCCGAACAAACATCGAAACAATATCTCGCAGACCGTCGCCGCTGGAGTGGGCCGCCAGATATTGACGAGACCGAACTGGGCTTTCTGGGCGCCACGGCGTATGGATACATCCAACAGCAAACCAAAGGGCATTATCCGGCGCCCTTGGCGGCGCTGGAAGTCATGTTGGGCGCCGCAACGGTGGATATCGATTCGGCCTGCAATGCCGAAGCCGAAGGAATGGCCGCGCTGTTTGGCTCGCCGGTGAACCGCGCGCTGATCAACGTATTTTTCCTGTCCGATCGCAGCAAGAAAGATACCGGCGTAAATCGGCCCGATGTGGTTCCGCGGCCCATTCAATCGACGGCGGTGGTTGGCGCGGGCATCATGGGACAGGGAATTGCGGCGACCAATTTGAAACGCGATTTGCCCGTGACTATTGCCGACGCGGCGCCCAAGGCACTCGCCGCTGGTGCACATAGAATTCTGGAAGATGTTTCCTACAACAAGCAAACCAAGGGGCCCGATCCGCAGCGTGCTATCAAATACGCCGCGCTCCTCAAAGCCACAACCACAGACGCTGAATTTGCCAACTGCGATTTGGTGATTGAGGCGATTGTGGAAAACCCGGAAGTAAAGCGGCAGTTGTACGCACGCCTGGAACCGCTGTTGCGCGAAGATGCCATCTTGGCTTCGAATACTTCGACGATTCCCATCACCCGGTTGGCGGAAGGGCTGAAACGGCCGGAGCGATTTTGCGGAATTCATTTTTTTAACCCGGTGCGAAAAATGCCGCTGGTGGAAGTCATTCGCGGCCGGCAAACCAGCGATGAAACCATCGTCACGGCGGTGGCCTACGCCAAGTCGATCGGAAAATCGCCGATTGTGGTCCGGGATGGACCCGGGTTTTTGGTGAACCGCATGCTGCTGCCGTACCTGAACGAATCGATCGAGTTGCTGCTGGATGGCGTGGAGATTTCCGCCATCGACCGGGCCGCTAGAAACTTCGGCATGCCGATGGGGCCGATTACCTTGTTCGATATGGTGGGACTCGATACGGCTTTTTACGCCGGCCGCGTCATGTACGATGCCTTTCCGGAACGGATTATCGTGTCGCCGGTGGTGCCGGCCCTGATCAAAGCGGGCCGGTTAGGGCAAAAATCGGGGGCTGGGTTCTTCAAATACACGGCTGGAAATGAGCGGGGCGTAGCAGATCCGGCGGTGAAAACGCTGCTGGAGCCGATGATTCGCGACCATCAAAAACTTAGCGACGAGCAAATTGCCGCCCGACTGTTCCTGCCGATGCTGCTGGAGGCCACACGCTTGCTGACGGATAAAATGGTACGAGACGTTCGCGATGTAGACCTGGGTTTGATTTATGGCCTAGGCTTCCCCCCCTTCAAAGGCGGCTTGCTGTTTTGGGCCGACGCTCTGGGAGCGGCAAAGATATTGGAAATGCTGAAACCGTTGGAAGCGATTGGTGATCGCTGGAAACCGACGCCAATGCTCATAGAAATGGCCAAAACCGGAAAGAAGTTTTATGGCTAA